In one window of Bemisia tabaci chromosome 6, PGI_BMITA_v3 DNA:
- the LOC109036953 gene encoding uncharacterized protein gives MASLGYVIFLSLFILGPAFCQPTTDQECSEECGRRWGSIDREGKTIPIKTGQMGKGPDGKPECECLYSGSLYFVIRKAGHDLKEFQKEEQDFGKAISWLRQNGFKLAEDPACDEQCKKDKGSIVEGDPPTRVPMKTGGRMEVNKDGQLKCKCTYSQDFYSVLERAGKSVTAFKECEFDDQAAKKWLMANGFERRVTSRDNKTPSGHPTTKGKEVISEEPEVEEWVQSKGKAVQNEENPPPAKRSGEELTRMCHAQCRRLMGLVDFDDGVGKRPLSLGKVKSYRKKDSETDQLKCHCGLNSQVLEILRKKGRDLYKIKEAFKGGQEKFIPELLRQGLTVYLEDGASPGGYKELRPQIAAIPPGQPSSSGGSSTSSGRRPSRSDSPEKSFNIMETIEEGEEEEQPPSPRKKTRRSAPLPGK, from the coding sequence AGCCGACGACCGACCAGGAGTGCAGCGAGGAGTGTGGGAGGAGATGGGGGTCAATCGACCGCGAGGGCAAAACTATACCGATCAAAACTGGGCAAATGGGGAAGGGGCCTGACGGAAAGCCAGAATGTGAGTGCCTGTACAGCGGCTCTCTTTACTTTGTCATACGTAAGGCGGGCCACGACTTGAAGGAGTTCCAAAAAGAAGAGCAGGACTTCGGGAAGGCCATATCGTGGTTACGGCAGAACGGTTTCAAGTTAGCGGAAGACCCGGCTTGCGATGAACAGTGCAAGAAGGATAAAGGGAGCATCGTGGAAGGGGACCCACCCACAAGGGTGCCGATGAAAACTGGTGGGCGCATGGAGGTGAACAAAGACGGGCAGTTAAAATGCAAGTGCACATACAGCCAAGACTTCTATAGTGTCCTGGAGCGCGCAGGAAAAAGCGTAACCGCATTCAAAGAGTGCGAGTTTGACGATCAGGCGGCCAAAAAATGGTTGATGGCTAACGGCTTCGAGCGGCGGGTCACCTCCCGGGATAATAAAACTCCCTCGGGACACCCCACTACGAAGGGAAAGGAGGTAATATCGGAGGAACCGGAGGTCGAAGAGTGGGTGCAATCGAAGGGCAAGGCGGTTCAAAACGAGGAGAACCCTCCGCCCGCGAAAAGGTCCGGAGAAGAACTCACGAGGATGTGTCATGCCCAATGCCGACGACTTATGGGATTGGTCGACTTCGATGATGGTGTGGGTAAGAGGCCGCTCTCATTGGGTAAGGTAAAATCATATAGAAAAAAGGATTCGGAGACGGATCAATTGAAGTGTCATTGCGGATTAAACTCTCAAGTGCTTGAGATCCTAAGAAAGAAAGGTCGCGATCTCTATAAAATCAAAGAGGCATTTAAGGGAGGGCAAGAAAAATTTATACCGGAGTTACTAAGGCAGGGTCTCACAGTTTACCTGGAAGACGGAGCGTCCCCGGGTGGATACAAGGAGTTGCGACCGCAAATAGCTGCCATCCCTCCAGGACAACCCTCCTCGTCGGGAGGCTCGTCGACCTCGAGTGGACGCAGGCCGTCGCGATCGGACTCCCCTGAAAAATCCTTCAATATAATGGAAACAAttgaggagggggaggaggaggagcagCCACCATCTCCACGTAAAAAGACGAGAAGATCCGCACCACTTCCCGGTAAATAG
- the LOC109036956 gene encoding uncharacterized protein — protein sequence MRLIYITGLFAALLSNLTLVTSVTQTERNLRASLLEYHNADTCHLQKTKHAGFKASLAKSNCEKALNTFLSLCVGNLSYQSACHDPKRPAACDKGRKVTPRCSFQCRESPDGAYKTKHLKDIVAALNLDE from the exons ATGCGCCTAATTTACATCACAGGACTTTTTGCCGCGTTACTGAGTAACCTTACTCTAGTTACATCG GTGACTCAAACTGAAAGAAACCTGAGGGCCAGTTTACTGGAGTACCACAATGCTGACACGTGCCATCTTCAAAAAACCAAGCATGCGGGATTCAAAGCCTCGCTCGCGAAGTCCAATTGCGAAAAAGCCCTCAACACATTTCTCTCGTTGTGTGTTGGGAACCTCAGTTACCAAAGCGCGTGCCACGATCCAAAAAGACCGGCGGCCTGCGACAAAGGTCGCAAGGTCACCCCTCGATGCTCTTTCCAATGTCGAGAGTCTCCCGATGGGGCGTACAAGACGAAACATCTGAAGGACATAGTTGCCGCTTTAAATTTAG ATGAATGA